The nucleotide sequence AGCGATCGTTCGATCGTCTTCCAAGAGTGGGATGCTCTGACTGTTACTGCttctaaggggtgcttaggtacatacattcgcttaaagaatatttcgatttaaattttttgcagagatttttccttttactgatcttttatttgacattttacagatgaagtcaattgacattgcattttgtataagacaaattgatgactttattaatacgataattaaaaaacgagagcagtttaaaaatatttgggataaaactgaaaatatggggtttgaacatgaaagaaaaaaaatgaagattgataatgtcgacaacagagagaccttttgataacattctacaaaaaatgaattttcgctttcaaaattttaacgaattaaaatttgtagaattatataatatattcttatttaatatttctaattataattcatcaaaatttcccacaggaatttatttcactacgattaaataatgaaaatattttgatatgccagctttgcattataagttaagtgttgtttatgaaacaactcacattagtgataaagatatactcagaaatctgggtatttcttataactactggtttaaaaaagtccctgtgtgaagttgtgtgaattactacaaactatcccagtcacaagtgcatcagttgaacgaagtttttcagtattaaaatgcattaaaagttttacaagaaattcaacaagcgaagacagactttacaagtccattgaaaaagactgaattcaacaattatcagaagttgataggagaatagagctcaagtataaataagtgtcatattgttgaaagttgtctgttgtggaaaatgcctcggaattaaaaaaaaacattgaaatagatctcttctttaggaaacgaagcccggagcgaggacttaaggcccgagcaagcaatacagatcaatgataggtcactatagtcactagaaatagcggcaatagagtgcctcacgcattgatcggggtatgatttagtgtgtgactccttgtacccaggacgtctcacataagcactttgctgatagagagcccctacagcgcatcagagtgttatcaggtgggaagtggctcgaccctcgacccttaagaaaatatttttatatccttattgaatcgcttcccctttagaaaaagtcaccgcacgccactgctcCTAGCTGAGTTCCATCCTCTTCGATAGGCAGCGAATGGGttaaaactaataatatattGTGAAAATTTTCATATCTTCTCATTATGAACAATCCACAAATTCTTAATCGTTTGCCAAGTAAATTACCTAATTCTTTTCGTTAGATTTTCAGTTTTTTTGCACTTgttgcttttattttgtttttgctcAAAAGTGTTCGATGTAGTTTAATAATATCAAAATGACTCGTGTTATGTACCAGAAACAAGTCGTTTAATGCAAGTAATCATTTAATTACAAAACAGTATATACACTTATTTAGGTATAATAGCAACTTAATATTACCAATAATTTAATATCTGGAGGAAATAAAAAGTATTctttattattgtgtattttattAAACCCTCAAATATGTCGTAAAATAGCAGACAGATTGGAAAAGCCTCATCATAAGAAACAAATTAGTACACAATTACAGATTTGACATATACCTCGGCAGAATGTAGTATGATCTAGTTACCAATATTACAAGAAGAAATCAATAAAAATAAACTACCACTATTAGTAATGATACAGACCATTTAATTTTTGATTAGATATAAGAGAcacgctaaaatcggcaacattgctgtatactataattatattgtATTTTAATTTGTTAGATATattcaaaatttatctactcgTTCCGTTAGTAACAGTAcgttattaaaatccctttatcaatttttctcttttctcgattgttagtttttattgcatagtacatatataaattattgtaatcactaaatacatagtaaaaaaataatcatcatcaatggcgctacaactcttcgtgagtttttgccacgtttactattgccttcattgtttgtcggtcctgtgccactaattcccattgtcgcactcccattttctctagatcttctttgactgcatctttccacctttttctgggtcgccctacagaccttcttccatctggcctttcccagaactcattgtttataaggcgattgtcgttactgcgtatcacatgccctgcccatctgagtctattagcctttatatatctcactagattttcttttccgaatagactCTAGCTctttattgtatctgcgcctccattcgtttgtcacgctgtctctgcaaggaccatatatcattcgaaggattttacgttcccacaccagcaatttatttacttctctttttgttagcgtccatgtttcgcttccatacgcgactgctggtcgtattatggtcttatatatctggatttttgcacatCGTGAAataagttttgacttcattagatgttgcatttcAAAGAAAgaatctgtttcctgccattattcgtgTTTCAACTTCTagctctaatttgttgtcatttgtgattgttgctcctagatatttaaattctttaaccatttcgaagttatgatcgtttatagcaatattttgccttattcgccgtcgtttttgttttgagacgaccatgtattttgttttgactTCATTTActttagaccgatgtttaatgcagcttcttcaaagctcgagaaaatatccttaatttctaaaaaataatactattaattaaattaatgaataatttaagcgattatgcAAGTAATGAttgtcgaaaaatattaaaaaattaaaacgaaaTAGCTATTATATCTATTTTGCTGATGAAATTGATACTCCACCGCCGGCAACtataaagcgctggtttcctcgaaagcggtgccgacaaactgcgaccataacactgcgatgaatgacgtcttaaaaaactgtaccatgcaaaataatggcggtggtttccaaggatgcgttggaagccaccgcttgctgaattgcacattccattgccgcagtaaAGCGGCACTAATCTGACGTAATTaatcgcagtttgtcggtgccgctttcgaggaaaccagcgcttaataGACTTGATAATGTCGACACTTAGTCcagtcgccagtgggggtacaacggcctccttaattcagatggacatacccaagttctttttatgtatttggacaaaacatttttttgtatttcttgggtcattctaagcaaaaaatgtttttacaagttttttcatcggatgcatagttttcgacataaacgcggttgaacttaaaaaaaatcgaaaaattacaatttttgaacccgaataacttttgattaaaaaataaaatagaaattctgcttacggcatttgaaagttcaagtcaaattctatcggttttgattattttcattgctaaaaattaatttttttattgttaaacaaagctataaacacagtgcttgaatgatgttttcaatgcatttctcatttaaaatcgaacgagtaggctcGCATACAGtaaatttctacgtagattacgtacaatAAAATGCATGCATTAGGCAcgggaaaaaattaatttttgcaatgcaaataatcaaaaccgatagaatttgacttgaactttcaaatgcagtaagtagaattgctattttattttttaatcaaaagttattcgtgttcaaaaattgcactttttcgattttttgaaagttcaaccgcgtttatctcgaaaactatgcatcctacgaaaaaacttctattcttcttcgtcctggggcccttttccttcaattttaccttgtaaattgcactggagtagctcgtatctgccttgatttctcattatatgtccctagtactgcagcttacggccttTCAcaatgttgactaaatctgcggttgtgtttatcctccgtagtacttcttcattggtgactttgtctgtccaaggtatcttcaggATCTTTCTGTACAACTGtagctcaaaagcctgaagtttcgatagagtttctgccttcaatgtccacgtttctactccgtatagtagcactgagtacacgtaacaaaTAAGGAGCCTTAATTTTGTTTTtaggtcatggctcttgaacacagagctcatagtcaagaatgcactttttgcctttgCGATGTGACATCTAAACTCTTTGGTATTatcccacgactcattgattatagttcccaagtagttgtattgtgagacacgttcaattctcaaaTGGGTGTATATCTAATATCTAAACAGTCTGTATTCAGGCCCGGGGTTACCCCTACTAGCGCCCTAGGCCAGCTGTTTTTACCGCCCTGCCTCCCTCATCCACTGCTCTCCCTGTAGCTGGCCCCCTGCCCTCCCTGTAGCTGGCCCCCTGCCCTCCCTGTAGCTGGCCCCCTGCCCAGtgatgaaacacttattaaaaaaaataaagggaAGGATGACTCAAGTTAAAGAGGAATCttcgaaaacttttattttcaatcttACAAAATTAAGGCCATTTCCGGCATAATTTGAGTATTAATATAATAAcaaggaaacaaaaaaagaagaaaacaccaTTCTTTCACCAATCACCAAGGTTACATTGCTTTACGCCTAGCTTTTTGACGGGCAAAATCATCAATGAGGTCTCCATACGCAATTCTTTTGGTGATGCACTGTTCAATAGTAAGAAGTGATAACGCTGTCAATCTTTCAGTTCCCATTGTTGACCGAAGGTAATTCTTGACGCGTCGCAAGGTCGAAAATGAGCGTTCTCCGGAACAGTTTGAGACAGGTGCGGAGAGAATCATACGGAGTGCTATGTCAATGTTCGGGCACATTTCTAGAGCACCATTTTCATAAAGAAATTTATAGAGTCCGGAAATACTTGaggtttttttcactttttggtCACCCGTTATCTCCCAAAGCGATGACTCACATTGGCCCAAATAAGCTTGCAGATAAAAACATTCATCAGTTAATGATGTTTCGAGATCATTTGGGTATAAGATCACTAGGTGATTAGCTTTTTCCGTAATGACATCGGAGCTCTGTAAGTCAATGTCCTCAAAAAACCCAAAAATGGAATGAATGTCACTATATTTATCAGCGCGTTTACGTAGCTCAGTGCTTAACTTGTCCAAAATTACATTAAACGTATTGATTTTGAAGTCATCCCGTCCATTAAATGATATTTCACCATCTCGAGACTCATCAAATGCTAATTTTCGTTTCTTATCTCTCCTTTCATCATATTTGTAAGTGACCTTGCTAGATTTTTCCTTCGCTAAATTTTCTAACCGGTCAAAATCTTCTCGTAAATTAAAAACATACTTAACGCACTTTCTGAGTATCTGAGTACTGTCTTTTTGATGTACTGAAGTCCGCGTCACAGTTTTGTAAACACCGTGAACAGCGACATGATCACGCAGTTCATCATTTATTTTCCACAATGATGGATCAGAAGAAAAAACGACTCCACCAGTGCAATCAAAAGAGGAAGTCTCAGAATTTTCCACACTTTTAACAGTCTCACCTTTTCCACTTTGATTGCCATCTGAAATGGAAACACTAGAACTAGTAGACGGCAACGGCAATAAGATAGAATCACGATCATCATCATAGGTTGATACCTCCGTTATGGTCTTACTTTTATCGATACTAAAAAGGatgaaattttgagaatttttcgtAATAAATCAGTCTCTTTTTCTTCCTTAGCCGCCCTCTTTAGTTTAAATTGATAGCCACTAGGTTTTCCAGGCTTACGAGGATCACTATTCGTACACATTTCACTAAACTATACAAAACCGAGAAGCAAATATCGAATCGACGGTTAAACATCAAAAGTAACGCGGCGATCACTACTTCTATACATTTGACCTTCATACCCCACCAAACGCGATTGCTTCAATTCCATGCAACGCAAGGCGACTTCTACCGATGGGTAGCGTAAGTGTAACGGTGTAAGTACAGGAATCATCGTGGTATTGACGTATTGTTTATGTTTTCTCGCGTCTTGGCATCCCTTCCTTCCGCCGCGTTTTCATTAGTCGCCctcatggacgtataaataaagaggaGTCGCCCTCAATTTTCTGTCCCATTGAAAACATCTGAAATTTTGCGCCCCTCAAAATCTTGCGCTCTAGGCCCGGGCCTAGTCGGCCTTATGGGAAACCTGGCCCTGTCTGTATTTACATTTGTACAAAAGGATTTGGTACAACGTGTATAGCTGTCGAAAAGTTGAACTTTTCTGTAATGTATCATGTGGAACTTTCTCTGGTGATACTTGTCAAAACTGTCCCCTATTAAAATCAAGAACTCGAAAATGATAGTTTCTCTGATGAAATGAAACtcttattatataaaatattatatttaacatttttttattacatcgAAATACATatcttttttatctttatgtacactttattaaaatacacatttttaaaattttacct is from Diabrotica virgifera virgifera chromosome 9, PGI_DIABVI_V3a and encodes:
- the LOC126891602 gene encoding uncharacterized protein LOC126891602: MIPVLTPLHLRYPSVEVALRCMELKQSRLVGIDKSKTITEVSTYDDDRDSILLPLPSTSSSVSISDGNQSGKGETVKSVENSETSSFDCTGGVVFSSDPSLWKINDELRDHVAVHGVYKTVTRTSVHQKDSTQILRKCVKYVFNLREDFDRLENLAKEKSSKVTYKYDERRDKKRKLAFDESRDGEISFNGRDDFKINTFNVILDKLSTELRKRADKYSDIHSIFGFFEDIDLQSSDVITEKANHLVILYPNDLETSLTDECFYLQAYLGQCESSLWEITGDQKVKKTSSISGLYKFLYENGALEMCPNIDIALRMILSAPVSNCSGERSFSTLRRVKNYLRSTMGTERLTALSLLTIEQCITKRIAYGDLIDDFARQKARRKAM